From the Mycoplasma putrefaciens KS1 genome, the window TTGCTTGAGCTTCTTCTTTAATTACTCTACTTTTATCTTTAGTATAAACTTTTACAACAGTTGAATATAAATAGCCTTTATATTTAGCATATAACATAGCTGATCGTTCTTCTTGAGCAGTACCATTTGCTAATTCATCTTCTTTTCAACTTACAGTGCCATCTAGTGATAAATTAAAAGTTTTATCTTTATCATTAGAATTATTATCACTTCCAAAAACTGCATCATTTGGATATCTTGTTCTTTGATATCACTTAATCTGATTTTGATCTTCAACAGGTCGATTAGTTTTTGAATCAATTAATTGAACTTTAGCTTCTTTATTAATGTGTTCATCTAATTCAATAAGCTTACTATTTAATTTATAATCTGGATGAGCATAAAAATTAATCCCAACTTCATTGTTTAACATCAAACTATTTAAATAAGAGTCTTCTAAATCAAATTTTTCGAAAGCTTTTGTTGTGTAATCTAAATATTTATTATTGATTTGTGTTAAATCAACTGAATTGTGAACTATATTATTGTTAGAATTATCATTTGTTGGAATTTCAGTGTTTGGATCATCGCTAGGAAGATTAGATTGATCATTATTATTTTGTGAATTTGAATGACCATTATTAGTGTTATTTGGTTTTACTGAATCGTTAGTTGGTTTATTAATTTTATTGTTAACATCACAACTTATACTCAAAAGACTTAAAGATGATGTTGATCCAATACCAGTTAATAAAGTTAAATATTTTAAAAGTTTTTTCATATTAAATTCTTTCTTTAAAATTTATTCTTGATTCTTTGGTTTTATTAGCTATATCATATTTTTTAAATAAATCTTCAAGCTGTGTTTTATAAGTATTGTACTCTTTAATACCACGTTTTATTGCTTCATGAATTTTTTTAGTATCAGCTTGATCAGTGTTTCTTTTACTTGCATCTTCTAAAGATTCATAATTATAGATGTATTGTGAGTTTGTTATTACTATATCTTCAATAGCATCTTTAAATTCTTTTTTAATCTGTTTATTTCAATAAGAATCTTCATTTTCTTCAGCTTTTAATTTATTATACAAATCATATACTAAAGCAGAAAAGGTTTTAAAGATTTGAAAATCTTCTTCAGCAGTAGTTTTAGAATCATCTTTTTTATCCATACCAGTTTGTTTTTGACAACTAATAACTGTTATTGTAGAACCAGAAATTGATAAAAATCCAGTTAATAAAGTTAAAATCTTTTTCACACTAAACACTTCCTACTATCAAATTAATTATATTAGTATTTAAGATTATAAATTTTAAAAGATAGGAGCAAAATAACTTGCTCTACCTTATTAAAGTACTTATATTTTTGATGCTGTACTTTTATTATCAGAAAATTTGTTTTAATTACTATTATCATAGATAGGTGAAAATTATGAGAAAAGTTAAAAATGTCATTTTATTTTCTATGAGTTTTATAACAGCTAACTTTTCTATTTTTAAAACCATAGATAGTAAGCCAGAAAATATTTTAATAAGTAAACAAACTACTGATAATGATAAAACAAAACAAGATTATTATTCACTAAGAGATGATTATCTTTTATTTAACCAATGACAATTTAATACTGGATTGTGTTGAGACTTTGCTTCGACTAAAGTTTTAGAAACTACATTAACAAAAGCCAATAATGAAATGTATGACTTTTCTGAAGCAAGTATTAGTGCAGGTGATGAAAATAATCTTGCTAATGGTGGTAACTTTTTTAAATTTCATAATCTTTTAACTAAAAATGGTATTGCTTTTGAATCTGATTTTAGATTTGGTGATCTTTATCATTTTCCAAATACTGGAACTTATTATAAAAAGTTATTAGAATTATACAAACCAAAATTTATTACAAACCTATCTGATAAGTTAAAAAAAGTTGAATTTAACCGTAGTGAAATTAGAAAGAATTTAAATAAAATTAAACAACATATCACTAATCACTCAGCATTAATGACTGCTATTGATCACTGAACAATTACAACTAATCCTAATAATAAGAAAAAAACTAATCAGATAGTTCACACTAATGCTAATAACCTTCACGCTGTTGCAATTATTGGTTGAGATGATAATTACCAAACTCTAGATAAACAACAAGGTGCTTTTATAGTTTTAAATAGTGATAAGCCTTATGAAAATAACGATGGAGTTAATTACTTACCTTATGATTCAACGCTTTATGATTTAAATTTATTTGGTTATCAGTTTACAGGTAATAAATTTATTACATCATCTAATAACAATAAAAGTTCAGTTAAAAATAATCATAAAAATTATTACAATTCTCAAAACCCAGATACTAGTTTAAAACAAACTAAGCAATTAAACCAAAATATCTTTAACTGAAATGATCAAGTTGAAATGACTTATAAATTTAACTCAAATCTTGCTAATTTACAAGAAATGAGTTTAAGAGTTTATTATGCTAATCAAGAAATCACTGATCAGTTTAATATTTATTCTACTAATGATAGTTTAACTTTAACACCTATTAAGAAAAAATTAAAAACTGGAAGTTATACAGTCAAACTAAATTACTCATATCAGTTTAACAATAATGATAAGCTTTATACTGATCAAGAAAATAGACAAATCTATGTTTTAGATGGTTCTGAAGGATTATCATCTTATTCTTATTGACAACATTCTAATCAAAATCAAGATTTTAATCATTATCTTTTTCATGCTGCAAATGGTTATAACTTAAATGATAAAATTCCTGTGATTTTATCAACTAATAGTGATGATAAATATAGTTTGAAACAAACTTATATAAATAAAAATAATAAGATAGTTTATAAAGTTGGTAAAACACAAATAAGTAATCTTTATCAAGAAGGAAAAGATAATACCTTTAAAGATATAACTTTAAATAAATTAAATGATCACAAAAATAAGTATGACTATCAAATAACTGTTGATAAATATGTTAATGATCAAAAAGTTGGAGATCAAAAGTACCAAATTTATAAACTAGACGATAAGAAAAACTATGTCATAGCAAAACTTTATTATGATCTAAGAGATGGTGCTAAACTAGAAAATCTCATTAATGAGATTCCTTTTGAATGAAATTCAACAACTGAAAAAAGATATCTAGAAAATCCAACTCATATTGATAATCTAAAGTTTTTAGGTTGAAAATATCTTAATAAAAATGGTAATCAACAAGATGTACCAAAACAAAATGACAAATATTATTTAGACTATAATCTTATAAAAAATTTAAAAACAGACAGTAAGAACTTAAATTTTATTGCCACTGGTGGAAGAGATAATCAATATCATACTCCAATCATTTTAAAACCTGTGTTTGATAAAACACACCAACAAGAACCCGTGATTAAAATAATTAACCAAGAAAGCAATTTTACAGCTAATGAAAAAATTGATATAAACAATTTTCAATTAGAAATTAAAGATAATCACAAGTCTTATAAAGTTACTCCTAATAGAGTGGTTTTAGAAAATGATGGTGCTTATAATTATGATGGTTTTGTAAAAATAAATCATAAGAAGTTGACTTTGGAATTTGATTATAAAAATAGAATTTATCAAAAAGAAATTTCGATTAATGTTAAAAAGAAAGTTATCTATCCTGACTTAAAACTACTAAACTCTAAACTAAAATATGACCCTAATGGCAATGAAGTTAAATTCAATCATAATATAGATTCAAACATAGTACAAGTTATGGGAAACTATGCTACTCAAATTGGAAGCTATACAGTTCATCTTAAAATAATTAATGATAACTACATTTTTGCAAATAATAAAAATCAATTATCATTTGACTGGTCTGTTGATAGTCAAAATAGTGGTCATGATAATTCAAACAACACTAATATTGATAATAATCATGATTTTCCAAACAATCACAATCAACCTATTCAACCAGACAATTCTAATGCTGAATCTGAAAATCAAAATAAAGATAACAATCAAACTAACCAAACTAGTAACAATCAAACAAAAAGTAGTAAAACTCGTAGAATTGTTATTTTAGCTGGTACTACAACAGCTACAGCAGCAATAGTATTACCAAGCACTATATGATTGGTTAAGTTCTTAAAGAAAAGAAAATAAAAGATAAATCTAAAGTTAAAAAACTTTTTTATTGTTGAGATATAAAGTACTTGTTTAGTTATTTAAATGATTTAAAAAAGTTAATAATATATTAAAATTAGTTTATTGCTTATTAAATTCGGGGTGAATAAATGAATAATCAAAAGATTATAAATATAGCAGTGATAGCTCACGTTGATGCAGGTAAATCTACTTTAGTTGATGCACTGTTAAAACAAGGTGGAGTTTTTCGTGAAAATCAAGAAGTAGTTGCTCAAGTTATGGATTCAAATGATCAAGAACGTGAAAGAGGAATTACCATTTATTCAAAAA encodes:
- a CDS encoding C1 family peptidase — its product is MRKVKNVILFSMSFITANFSIFKTIDSKPENILISKQTTDNDKTKQDYYSLRDDYLLFNQWQFNTGLCWDFASTKVLETTLTKANNEMYDFSEASISAGDENNLANGGNFFKFHNLLTKNGIAFESDFRFGDLYHFPNTGTYYKKLLELYKPKFITNLSDKLKKVEFNRSEIRKNLNKIKQHITNHSALMTAIDHWTITTNPNNKKKTNQIVHTNANNLHAVAIIGWDDNYQTLDKQQGAFIVLNSDKPYENNDGVNYLPYDSTLYDLNLFGYQFTGNKFITSSNNNKSSVKNNHKNYYNSQNPDTSLKQTKQLNQNIFNWNDQVEMTYKFNSNLANLQEMSLRVYYANQEITDQFNIYSTNDSLTLTPIKKKLKTGSYTVKLNYSYQFNNNDKLYTDQENRQIYVLDGSEGLSSYSYWQHSNQNQDFNHYLFHAANGYNLNDKIPVILSTNSDDKYSLKQTYINKNNKIVYKVGKTQISNLYQEGKDNTFKDITLNKLNDHKNKYDYQITVDKYVNDQKVGDQKYQIYKLDDKKNYVIAKLYYDLRDGAKLENLINEIPFEWNSTTEKRYLENPTHIDNLKFLGWKYLNKNGNQQDVPKQNDKYYLDYNLIKNLKTDSKNLNFIATGGRDNQYHTPIILKPVFDKTHQQEPVIKIINQESNFTANEKIDINNFQLEIKDNHKSYKVTPNRVVLENDGAYNYDGFVKINHKKLTLEFDYKNRIYQKEISINVKKKVIYPDLKLLNSKLKYDPNGNEVKFNHNIDSNIVQVMGNYATQIGSYTVHLKIINDNYIFANNKNQLSFDWSVDSQNSGHDNSNNTNIDNNHDFPNNHNQPIQPDNSNAESENQNKDNNQTNQTSNNQTKSSKTRRIVILAGTTTATAAIVLPSTIWLVKFLKKRK